One window of Solwaraspora sp. WMMA2056 genomic DNA carries:
- a CDS encoding aspartate/glutamate racemase family protein: MMTIGMLGGMSWESSAHYYRLANELVRDRLGGHHSARCVLYSVDFADIERRQAAGEWDEAADLLADAARRVEAAGADLLLLCTNTMHKVADRVAAAVDIPLLHIADVTAEAVRAHGLHTVGLLGTAFTMEQDFLRDRLASHGLTVLVPEAEDRKMVHSVIYDELCLGVVNESSRARYLKVIERLIAAGAQGVILGCTEIELLVRQEDTPLLLFPTTRLHVAAAVDQAVAADQTVAA; this comes from the coding sequence ATGATGACGATCGGCATGCTCGGCGGCATGAGCTGGGAAAGCAGCGCCCACTACTACCGGCTCGCCAACGAGCTGGTCCGCGACCGCCTGGGTGGGCACCACTCGGCGCGGTGCGTGCTCTACTCGGTCGACTTCGCCGACATCGAGCGCCGGCAGGCGGCCGGCGAGTGGGACGAGGCCGCCGACCTGCTCGCCGACGCGGCCCGACGGGTCGAGGCGGCCGGCGCCGACCTGCTGCTGCTGTGCACCAACACCATGCACAAGGTCGCCGACCGGGTCGCCGCCGCGGTCGACATCCCGCTGCTGCACATCGCCGACGTGACCGCCGAGGCGGTCCGCGCGCACGGGCTGCACACCGTCGGTCTGCTCGGCACCGCGTTCACCATGGAGCAGGACTTCCTGCGGGACCGGCTGGCCAGCCATGGACTGACCGTCCTGGTGCCGGAGGCCGAGGACCGCAAGATGGTCCACTCGGTCATCTACGACGAACTGTGCCTCGGCGTGGTGAACGAATCGTCCCGGGCCAGGTACCTGAAGGTGATCGAGCGGCTGATCGCGGCCGGCGCGCAGGGCGTGATCCTCGGCTGCACCGAGATCGAGCTGCTGGTCCGCCAGGAGGACACCCCGCTGCTGCTGTTCCCGA